In the Thauera sedimentorum genome, one interval contains:
- a CDS encoding substrate-binding periplasmic protein has translation MKNDRRHFLLAAGALYLGSLLPARAAAQLETQQAGALRIAVYADFAPWSARGKGIDIAIGQALAERLGLRAEFVEFIADEDMNDDLRNMVWRGHYLGTRPADVMLHVPVDANLARRNDKVKIFGPYHLETMALARDTARLPEPAGSASGLEVFTSEKIGAELDTHASDFLLHVLGGRLRNNVVHFRSTEQAVQAMRQGEMAAVMGSRAQLEAALGKADGFALDPLHMPEMRLRGWSVGMAVKAEHETLAAALGEALAELQRSGELGRIFAQHGVTHQVPGSN, from the coding sequence ATGAAGAATGACCGCCGCCACTTCCTGCTCGCGGCCGGCGCGCTCTACCTCGGCAGCCTGCTGCCGGCACGCGCCGCCGCGCAACTCGAGACGCAGCAGGCCGGTGCCCTGCGCATCGCCGTGTATGCCGACTTCGCACCCTGGTCGGCGCGCGGCAAGGGCATCGACATCGCAATCGGACAGGCGCTGGCCGAGCGCCTCGGCCTGCGCGCGGAATTCGTCGAATTCATCGCCGACGAGGACATGAACGACGACCTGCGCAACATGGTGTGGCGCGGACACTACCTGGGCACCCGCCCGGCCGACGTCATGCTCCACGTGCCGGTCGATGCAAACCTCGCGCGCCGCAACGACAAGGTGAAGATCTTCGGCCCCTACCACCTGGAAACCATGGCCTTGGCGCGCGACACCGCGCGCCTGCCCGAGCCCGCGGGCTCCGCGTCCGGCCTGGAAGTGTTCACCAGCGAGAAGATCGGTGCGGAGCTGGACACCCACGCGAGCGACTTCCTGCTGCACGTGCTGGGCGGCCGCTTGCGCAACAACGTGGTCCATTTCCGCAGCACCGAACAGGCGGTGCAGGCCATGCGACAGGGCGAGATGGCCGCGGTGATGGGTTCGCGCGCGCAGCTGGAGGCCGCGCTCGGCAAGGCCGACGGCTTTGCGCTCGATCCGCTTCACATGCCGGAGATGCGCCTGCGCGGCTGGTCGGTCGGCATGGCGGTCAAGGCCGAGCACGAGACCCTCGCCGCCGCCCTTGGTGAGGCGCTGGCCGAACTGCAGCGCTCCGGCGAACTCGGCCGCATCTTCGCGCAGCACGGCGTCACCCACCAGGTCCCGGGGAGCAACTGA
- a CDS encoding cytochrome b, with protein MARKQHSRPHPPANPPDGHPPRYDRGAMALHWGHAALVLGLLGLGLYMVDLPKGAGRSSAIAWHKSFGILALLLVAARIAWRRLHPPPEDARLDGTQRRLADAGHRLLCLLLVLTPLAGYLSSSFTKYPMRAFGLSIPKAGWPDEAINAFFNGAHAVLAWSLAALIAAHIAAVVLHALQGRTVLHRMLPGHRPD; from the coding sequence ATTGCCCGCAAGCAGCACAGCAGGCCGCACCCTCCCGCGAACCCGCCAGACGGGCATCCACCGCGCTACGACCGCGGCGCGATGGCCCTGCACTGGGGGCATGCGGCCCTGGTGCTGGGTCTGCTCGGCTTGGGGCTGTACATGGTCGACCTGCCCAAGGGTGCCGGACGCAGCTCCGCCATCGCCTGGCACAAGTCCTTCGGCATCCTCGCCCTGCTGCTGGTGGCCGCCCGCATCGCCTGGCGCCGTTTGCACCCGCCGCCGGAGGATGCGCGGCTGGATGGCACCCAACGCCGCCTGGCCGACGCCGGCCACCGCCTGCTCTGCCTGCTGCTGGTGCTCACCCCGCTGGCGGGTTACCTGTCGAGCAGTTTCACCAAGTACCCGATGCGCGCCTTCGGCCTGTCCATACCCAAGGCAGGCTGGCCCGACGAGGCCATCAACGCATTCTTCAACGGCGCGCACGCCGTGCTTGCCTGGAGTCTTGCCGCGCTGATCGCCGCGCACATCGCGGCGGTCGTGCTGCACGCCTTGCAGGGCAGGACGGTGCTCCATCGCATGCTCCCGGGACATCGCCCGGACTGA
- a CDS encoding DUF779 domain-containing protein, which translates to MVERVLATPAALALIERLVAKHGPVLFIQSGGCCDGSAPNCFARGEFAVAPTDVLLGEIGGSPVYVGGSHYDYVKHTQLIIDARPGVGDNFSLEGPEGMAFHASSRLFTDDEWAALEAAGLV; encoded by the coding sequence ATGGTCGAACGTGTCCTTGCCACGCCGGCAGCGCTGGCCCTGATCGAGCGGCTGGTCGCCAAGCACGGGCCGGTGCTGTTCATCCAGTCGGGCGGCTGCTGCGACGGCAGTGCGCCCAATTGCTTCGCGCGCGGCGAGTTCGCCGTGGCGCCGACCGACGTGTTGCTCGGCGAAATCGGCGGCAGTCCGGTCTATGTTGGGGGTTCGCACTACGACTACGTCAAGCACACCCAGCTGATCATCGATGCGCGCCCCGGCGTCGGCGACAACTTCTCGTTGGAGGGGCCGGAAGGCATGGCCTTCCATGCCAGTTCACGGCTGTTCACCGATGACGAATGGGCGGCTCTGGAAGCCGCCGGCCTCGTCTGA
- the exaC gene encoding acetaldehyde dehydrogenase ExaC, which produces MLYELPGTAGAKVQYKTRYDNFINGKFVAPVKGQYFDVVTPITGKPYTQAARSTEEDVELALDAAHAAADGWAKTPAAERANILLKIADRIEQNLEMLAYAETVDNGKAIRETLNADIPLSVDHFRYFAGCLRSQEGSLSEIDHNTIAYHFHEPLGVVGQIIPWNFPILMAAWKLAPALGAGNCVVLKPAESTPVSILVLVELIADLLPPGVLNVVNGYGREAGMPLATSKRIAKIAFTGSTATGRVIAQAAANNLIPATLELGGKSPNVFFEDIANADDEFFDKAIEGLVLFAFNQGEVCTCPSRALIQESVYEKFMERALPRVAAIKRGSPLDTDSMMGAQASQMQMDKIQTYLALGKEEGAQVLIGGERAKMAGELAEGYYIEPTLFKGHNKMRIFQEEIFGPVLAVTTFKDEAEALAIANDTLYGLGAGVWTRDGSRAYRMGRAIQAGRVWTNCYHAYPAHAAFGGYKESGIGRETHKVMLDHYQQTKNLLVSYSPNALGFF; this is translated from the coding sequence ATGCTGTACGAATTGCCCGGCACTGCAGGCGCCAAGGTTCAATACAAGACCCGCTACGACAACTTCATCAACGGCAAGTTCGTCGCGCCGGTGAAAGGTCAGTATTTCGACGTAGTCACTCCGATCACCGGCAAGCCGTACACCCAGGCCGCGCGCTCGACCGAGGAAGACGTCGAGCTGGCGCTGGACGCCGCGCACGCCGCCGCCGACGGCTGGGCCAAGACGCCCGCCGCCGAGCGTGCCAACATCCTGCTCAAGATCGCCGACCGCATCGAACAGAACCTGGAGATGCTGGCCTACGCCGAGACCGTGGATAACGGCAAGGCGATCCGCGAAACCCTGAACGCCGACATCCCGCTGTCGGTGGACCACTTCCGCTACTTCGCCGGTTGCCTGCGCTCGCAGGAAGGCAGCCTGTCGGAGATCGACCACAACACCATCGCCTATCACTTCCATGAGCCGCTGGGCGTAGTCGGCCAGATCATCCCGTGGAACTTCCCCATCCTGATGGCCGCGTGGAAGCTGGCGCCGGCGCTGGGTGCGGGCAACTGCGTGGTGCTCAAGCCGGCCGAATCCACCCCGGTGAGCATCCTGGTGCTGGTCGAGCTGATCGCCGACCTGCTGCCCCCGGGCGTGCTCAACGTGGTCAACGGCTACGGCCGCGAGGCCGGCATGCCGCTGGCGACCAGCAAGCGCATCGCCAAGATCGCCTTCACCGGCTCCACCGCCACCGGCCGGGTGATCGCCCAGGCCGCAGCCAACAACCTGATTCCGGCTACCCTGGAACTCGGCGGCAAGTCGCCCAACGTGTTCTTCGAGGACATCGCCAACGCCGACGACGAGTTCTTCGACAAGGCCATCGAAGGCCTGGTGCTGTTCGCCTTCAACCAGGGCGAGGTGTGCACCTGCCCGTCGCGCGCGCTGATCCAGGAGTCGGTGTACGAGAAGTTCATGGAGCGTGCGCTGCCCCGCGTCGCGGCGATCAAGCGCGGCAGCCCGCTGGACACCGACAGCATGATGGGCGCGCAGGCCTCGCAGATGCAGATGGACAAGATCCAGACCTATCTCGCGCTGGGCAAGGAAGAGGGCGCCCAGGTGCTGATCGGTGGCGAGCGCGCGAAGATGGCCGGTGAACTGGCCGAGGGCTACTACATCGAGCCGACCCTGTTCAAGGGTCACAACAAGATGCGCATCTTCCAGGAGGAGATCTTCGGCCCGGTGCTGGCGGTGACCACCTTCAAGGACGAGGCCGAAGCGCTGGCCATTGCCAACGACACCCTGTACGGCCTGGGCGCCGGGGTGTGGACCCGCGACGGCAGTCGCGCCTACCGCATGGGCCGCGCCATCCAGGCCGGCCGGGTGTGGACCAACTGCTATCACGCCTACCCGGCGCACGCCGCCTTCGGTGGCTACAAGGAGTCGGGCATCGGCCGCGAGACGCACAAGGTCATGCTCGACCACTACCAGCAGACCAAGAACCTGCTGGTCAGCTACAGCCCGAACGCGCTCGGCTTCTTCTGA
- a CDS encoding sigma-54-dependent Fis family transcriptional regulator, translated as MNPALPRDPPGRELLASWERSKAYGLTADQPLPDATLARVALDERLEANARLLTFSRPVLENLYRQIGSPASTVLLADQEGMILSAVGDTAFLDRAARVALGPGACWSEAEKGTNAIGTALQAGRTVAVLGEEHFLRRNHFLNCVATPILAPGGGVLGILDVSTDARADISHADALLRTTAELIEHQLIQSLDDGFMILRFHHRAELLGSPLEALMVFDEDGCLIASNRAARSLLALDPAHPVAFSDDCFATPWPGLVGWAALQQNTPFPLRSLRGHTYVSRATLAQRRPRMASRPIVKDSARLSQLDAMRLGDARLAAVLDHVAGTARERTPLLIEGETGSGKTHLARAVHHDHDGADVPLVTLDCPTLATGEAGRREATAAIAQAAGGTLLLKEIGALPVALQAMLVRRSADTDGARLVATTTTPVHDLEARQAFARADFDAHRGSTVTIPPLRARSDFDALVRLFVRESSTERNIYVCPDALARLRQHAWPGNLRELRNQLRLILALMGDEANQLCPEDIPPELFDEDAPGKG; from the coding sequence ATGAACCCCGCACTACCCCGTGACCCCCCCGGGCGCGAGCTGCTCGCCTCCTGGGAACGCAGCAAGGCGTACGGCCTCACCGCCGACCAGCCCCTGCCCGACGCCACCCTGGCGCGCGTGGCGCTGGATGAACGACTGGAGGCGAACGCCCGCCTGCTGACCTTTTCCCGTCCGGTTCTGGAGAACCTCTACCGCCAGATCGGCAGCCCGGCCTCGACCGTGCTGCTCGCGGACCAGGAAGGCATGATCCTGTCCGCAGTGGGCGACACCGCCTTCCTCGACCGTGCCGCGCGCGTGGCGCTCGGCCCCGGCGCATGCTGGAGCGAGGCCGAGAAGGGCACCAACGCCATCGGCACCGCGCTGCAAGCGGGCCGCACGGTGGCCGTGCTCGGCGAGGAGCACTTCCTGCGGCGCAACCACTTCCTGAACTGCGTGGCCACCCCCATCCTCGCCCCGGGCGGTGGCGTGCTGGGCATCCTCGACGTGTCCACCGACGCGCGCGCCGACATCTCGCATGCGGACGCCCTGCTGCGCACCACCGCCGAACTCATCGAGCACCAGCTGATCCAGAGCCTGGACGACGGCTTCATGATCCTGCGTTTCCATCACCGCGCGGAGCTGCTCGGCAGCCCGCTAGAGGCGCTGATGGTGTTCGACGAGGACGGCTGCCTGATCGCCAGCAACCGCGCCGCGCGCAGCCTGCTGGCACTGGACCCCGCCCATCCGGTGGCCTTCAGTGACGACTGCTTCGCCACGCCGTGGCCGGGGCTGGTGGGCTGGGCGGCGCTGCAGCAGAACACCCCGTTTCCGCTGCGCAGCCTGCGCGGCCACACCTATGTTTCGCGCGCCACCCTGGCCCAGCGCCGCCCGCGCATGGCGAGCCGCCCCATCGTCAAGGACAGCGCGCGACTGTCGCAGCTCGACGCGATGCGCCTGGGCGACGCCCGGCTGGCAGCTGTGCTCGACCATGTCGCAGGCACCGCCCGCGAGCGCACGCCGCTGCTCATCGAAGGCGAAACCGGGAGCGGCAAGACCCATCTCGCGCGCGCCGTTCACCACGATCACGACGGCGCCGATGTGCCGCTGGTCACCCTCGACTGCCCCACGCTGGCCACCGGCGAGGCAGGCAGGCGGGAGGCGACGGCCGCCATCGCCCAGGCCGCGGGCGGCACCTTGCTGCTGAAGGAGATCGGCGCCCTGCCCGTCGCCCTGCAGGCCATGCTGGTCCGGCGTAGCGCCGACACCGACGGCGCGCGCCTGGTGGCCACCACCACCACGCCGGTGCACGATCTGGAGGCGCGGCAAGCGTTCGCCCGCGCCGACTTCGACGCCCACCGCGGCAGCACGGTCACGATCCCGCCACTGCGCGCGCGCAGCGACTTCGACGCGCTGGTGCGCCTGTTCGTGCGCGAATCCAGCACCGAGCGCAACATCTACGTCTGCCCCGACGCCCTCGCCCGCCTGCGCCAGCACGCCTGGCCGGGCAACCTGCGCGAGCTGCGCAACCAGTTGCGCCTGATCCTCGCGCTGATGGGCGACGAGGCCAACCAGCTGTGCCCCGAGGACATCCCCCCCGAGCTGTTCGACGAGGACGCACCGGGCAAGGGCTGA
- a CDS encoding TonB-dependent receptor: MIRSTCAFSPLPRAAYRPLARFSLIAFVAAAGAGAAGAQEHGDVHVAPTVTVIGTTPLPGIGLPVGKVPANVQTVEGEALQEQHSLTIADYMAQNMTGVNVNETQNNPFQPNVNFRGFTASPLLGTPQGLSVYQDGVRVNEPFGDVVSWDLIPTNALADMSLIPGSNPLFGLNTLGGAISLQTKRGHTHRGAAVELSGGSWGRYNAQAEYGGVAANGVDYFIAGNWFEEDGWRDASPSDVRQLFGQLGWRNDSTDLSLSLSLADNDLIGNGLVQREFLHAQGWDAINTKPDQTANKLAFLNFNASHWINDDTMISGNAYYRNARTRTLNGDANDDIDPDDPGFDLDDCVPGADEDDAEISCSGALNRSKSRRVGYGASAQLNFNQDLWGRQNLFIVGLGYDRSRTDFEQGTEFGTINAGRGVDGIGVFGDEGEVELRGVNRSWSFFLTDTFSFNEVYHLTLSGRYNHTRVENRDQLIPDPGNPESLTGDHSFHRFNPAIGLAITPNRKLSLYASYNEASRAPTAIELGCANPDQPCKLPNAMAGDPPLDMVVSKTFEGGVRGKVADRFGYSLSLYRTQNTDDIQFIAANSTGAGYFSNVGKTRRQGIDLGVNGEIGKFRWFAGYSYIEATYQSAFSIANEVNSSAVDTDSDGEGDTILVGKGDSIPGIPRHQFKLRGEWQALPHWTIGANIVAFSSQYSHGNENNDHQGAGGKVSGYTVVNLDTRYSFGKTGWQLFARVNNLFDRKYHTVGMLGETFFEADGTFMGGDDEFSALVAPGAPRAAWIGVRYEFGKAGGRF; the protein is encoded by the coding sequence ATGATCCGTTCCACCTGCGCATTTTCACCCTTGCCCCGGGCGGCATACCGTCCGCTCGCGCGCTTCTCGCTCATCGCCTTCGTTGCCGCGGCGGGCGCCGGCGCCGCCGGTGCGCAGGAGCACGGTGACGTTCATGTCGCGCCGACGGTGACCGTGATCGGCACCACGCCGCTGCCGGGCATCGGCCTTCCCGTCGGCAAGGTGCCGGCCAACGTGCAGACGGTCGAGGGCGAGGCCCTGCAGGAGCAGCACAGCCTGACCATCGCGGACTACATGGCGCAGAACATGACCGGGGTGAACGTCAATGAGACCCAGAACAATCCCTTCCAGCCCAACGTGAACTTCCGCGGCTTCACCGCCTCGCCGCTGCTCGGCACCCCCCAGGGCCTGTCGGTGTACCAGGATGGCGTGCGCGTGAACGAACCGTTCGGCGACGTGGTGAGCTGGGACCTGATCCCGACCAACGCGCTGGCCGACATGTCCTTGATTCCGGGCTCCAACCCGCTGTTCGGCCTCAACACCCTGGGCGGCGCCATTTCGCTGCAGACCAAGCGCGGCCATACCCACCGCGGCGCTGCGGTGGAGCTGTCCGGTGGCTCCTGGGGGCGCTACAACGCCCAGGCCGAGTACGGCGGGGTGGCCGCCAACGGGGTGGACTACTTCATCGCCGGCAACTGGTTCGAGGAGGATGGCTGGCGCGATGCCTCGCCCTCCGACGTGCGCCAGCTGTTCGGCCAGCTGGGCTGGCGCAACGACAGCACCGACCTCAGCCTGAGCCTGTCCCTGGCCGACAACGACCTGATCGGCAATGGCCTGGTGCAGAGGGAGTTCCTGCACGCCCAGGGCTGGGATGCGATCAACACCAAGCCGGACCAGACCGCGAACAAGCTCGCCTTCCTCAACTTCAACGCCAGCCACTGGATCAATGACGACACCATGATCAGCGGCAATGCCTACTACCGCAATGCGCGCACCCGCACCCTCAATGGCGATGCCAACGACGACATCGATCCGGACGACCCGGGTTTCGATCTGGACGATTGCGTGCCCGGGGCGGACGAGGACGACGCCGAGATCTCCTGCAGCGGGGCGCTCAATCGCAGCAAGTCCAGGCGCGTGGGCTACGGGGCCAGCGCGCAGCTCAACTTCAACCAGGACCTGTGGGGCCGCCAGAACCTGTTCATCGTCGGGCTGGGCTATGACCGCAGCCGCACCGATTTCGAGCAGGGCACCGAGTTCGGCACCATCAACGCCGGCCGCGGCGTGGACGGCATCGGCGTGTTCGGAGACGAGGGCGAAGTCGAGTTGCGCGGGGTCAATCGCAGCTGGAGCTTCTTCCTGACCGATACCTTCTCGTTCAACGAGGTCTACCACCTGACCCTGTCGGGGCGCTACAACCACACCCGGGTGGAGAACCGCGACCAGCTGATCCCGGACCCCGGAAATCCCGAATCCCTGACCGGCGACCACAGCTTCCACCGCTTCAATCCGGCGATCGGCCTGGCGATCACCCCGAACAGGAAGCTGTCGTTGTACGCCAGCTACAACGAAGCCAGCCGCGCGCCGACCGCCATCGAGCTGGGCTGTGCCAATCCGGACCAGCCGTGCAAGCTGCCCAACGCCATGGCCGGCGATCCGCCGCTCGACATGGTGGTGTCCAAGACCTTCGAGGGCGGCGTGCGCGGCAAGGTCGCGGACCGGTTCGGCTACAGCCTCAGCCTGTACCGTACCCAGAACACCGACGACATCCAGTTCATCGCCGCCAATTCAACCGGCGCCGGCTACTTCTCCAACGTCGGCAAGACGCGCCGCCAGGGGATCGATCTGGGCGTGAATGGCGAGATCGGCAAGTTCCGCTGGTTCGCCGGCTACAGCTACATCGAGGCCACCTACCAGTCCGCCTTCTCGATCGCCAACGAGGTCAATTCCAGCGCGGTGGATACCGACAGCGACGGCGAGGGGGACACCATACTCGTCGGCAAGGGCGACAGCATCCCCGGCATCCCGCGTCATCAGTTCAAGCTGCGCGGCGAATGGCAGGCGCTGCCGCATTGGACCATCGGCGCCAACATCGTGGCCTTCTCCAGCCAGTATTCGCACGGCAACGAGAACAACGACCACCAGGGCGCCGGCGGCAAGGTGAGCGGCTACACGGTTGTGAACCTGGATACGCGCTACAGCTTCGGCAAGACCGGCTGGCAGCTGTTCGCCCGGGTCAACAACCTGTTCGACAGGAAGTACCACACCGTTGGCATGCTGGGCGAGACCTTCTTCGAAGCCGACGGCACCTTCATGGGCGGCGACGACGAGTTCTCCGCGCTGGTCGCTCCGGGCGCGCCCCGTGCGGCGTGGATCGGCGTGCGCTACGAGTTCGGCAAGGCGGGCGGGCGGTTCTGA
- the pqqA gene encoding pyrroloquinoline quinone precursor peptide PqqA has protein sequence MQWIEPAYCDIRLGFEVTAYVYVR, from the coding sequence ATGCAATGGATTGAACCTGCCTACTGCGATATCCGCCTCGGCTTCGAAGTCACCGCTTACGTGTACGTGCGCTGA
- the pqqD gene encoding pyrroloquinoline quinone biosynthesis peptide chaperone PqqD has protein sequence MSDATLPAAQDRYEINPMYLFRWEDSQQAYVLLYPEGIVKLNLTAGEIIKRCDGLRTVGELVAELQALFTGDAESVAEGVYKFLEVFRAKGWIRRQA, from the coding sequence ATGAGCGACGCAACCCTGCCTGCGGCGCAGGACCGTTACGAGATCAATCCGATGTATCTCTTCCGCTGGGAAGACTCCCAGCAGGCCTACGTCCTTCTCTACCCGGAGGGCATCGTCAAGCTCAACCTGACGGCGGGCGAGATCATCAAGCGCTGCGACGGCCTGCGCACCGTCGGCGAGCTGGTGGCCGAACTGCAGGCCCTGTTCACCGGCGACGCGGAGAGTGTCGCCGAAGGCGTATACAAGTTTCTGGAGGTGTTCCGTGCCAAAGGATGGATCCGTCGTCAGGCTTGA
- the pqqE gene encoding pyrroloquinoline quinone biosynthesis protein PqqE — MPKDGSVVRLDGQGKPLWLVLELTYRCPLKCPWCSNPVDYEHCHDKELSTEEWKRVLREGRELGALQLGFTGGEPMLRDDLEELVGEANRLGYYTNLITSGVGLTEERLVALKAAGLKQIQLSLQSSDRELTDSLVGARAFDLKIKVARMIKAHGFPMVLNVPVFRHNADQTADILALAEDIGVDYLEFANIQYYNWAMANRDELLPTRQQLEAAERGVQVARERIGDRMTIYFVIPDYYEERPKACMNGWGSIHLTVAPDGAALPCQEARLIQGLDFPTVRERSLAWLWNESPTFRKFRGDEWMREPCRSCSEKEKDFGGCRCQAFLLTGDAANTDPACGRSPAHHLIGEAVARAHAPGRTVKPLVMRTERAAREVLEADRG; from the coding sequence GTGCCAAAGGATGGATCCGTCGTCAGGCTTGACGGCCAGGGCAAGCCCTTGTGGCTGGTGCTCGAGCTGACCTACCGCTGTCCCCTGAAGTGCCCCTGGTGCAGCAACCCGGTGGATTACGAGCACTGTCACGACAAGGAGCTCTCCACCGAGGAGTGGAAGCGCGTGTTGCGCGAAGGCCGCGAGCTCGGTGCCCTGCAGCTGGGCTTCACCGGCGGCGAGCCCATGCTGCGCGACGACCTGGAGGAACTCGTGGGCGAGGCCAACCGCCTCGGCTACTACACCAACCTCATCACCTCCGGCGTCGGCCTCACCGAAGAGCGCCTGGTCGCGCTCAAGGCCGCGGGGCTCAAGCAGATCCAGCTCTCGCTGCAGTCGAGCGACCGCGAACTCACCGACAGTCTGGTCGGCGCCCGCGCCTTCGACCTCAAGATCAAGGTCGCACGCATGATCAAGGCGCACGGCTTCCCGATGGTGCTCAACGTACCGGTGTTCCGCCACAACGCCGACCAGACCGCCGACATCCTGGCGCTCGCCGAGGACATCGGCGTCGACTATCTGGAGTTCGCCAACATCCAGTACTACAACTGGGCGATGGCCAACCGGGACGAGTTGCTGCCCACCCGCCAGCAGCTGGAAGCGGCGGAGCGCGGGGTCCAGGTGGCGCGCGAGCGCATCGGTGACCGCATGACGATCTACTTCGTCATTCCCGACTACTACGAGGAGCGGCCCAAGGCGTGCATGAACGGCTGGGGCTCCATCCACCTCACCGTCGCCCCCGACGGTGCCGCCCTGCCCTGCCAGGAAGCCCGCCTCATCCAGGGGCTCGATTTCCCGACGGTACGCGAGAGGAGCCTCGCCTGGCTGTGGAACGAATCGCCCACCTTCCGCAAGTTCCGCGGCGACGAATGGATGCGCGAGCCGTGCCGCTCCTGCAGCGAGAAGGAGAAGGACTTCGGCGGCTGCCGCTGTCAGGCCTTCCTCCTCACCGGCGACGCGGCCAACACCGACCCTGCCTGCGGCAGATCGCCCGCTCATCACCTCATCGGCGAGGCCGTGGCGCGCGCCCACGCACCGGGGCGCACAGTCAAGCCGCTGGTGATGCGCACCGAACGTGCCGCGCGGGAAGTGCTGGAGGCGGATCGTGGCTAG
- the serC gene encoding 3-phosphoserine/phosphohydroxythreonine transaminase, whose amino-acid sequence MDSPCSAELHAAARPQPATGYSFSAASGPLPAEVRAAVAEACMPPNGGRSILSLPFTSDAYRRLQDETEACLRRLLDIPDEFRVLFLQGGATLQFAMLPLNLLGGARLAAYVDTGHWSRRAIEEAGRYADPDIVARAVGHIPHEHDWQLDPRAAYCHITTNETADGLQFDRLPAIPVPLVADMSSDLLTRPLDFTRLALGYAATQKTIGVPGLTVLILRADLLGRAHPATPRAMNYTAQAEAASRVNTPPVFPVLVAHRMLHWIERQGGVAAMAAAVERRSAAVYAVLDDSGGFYRNTIARAHRSRVNPCFHLADQGLTERFLDAAQRAGLHDLRGHPRTGGIRVSLYNGVEDEAVAALAGFMREFARTQG is encoded by the coding sequence ATGGACTCGCCCTGTTCAGCTGAACTGCACGCCGCCGCCCGCCCGCAGCCGGCCACCGGCTACAGCTTCTCGGCCGCGAGCGGGCCGTTGCCAGCCGAGGTGCGGGCGGCGGTCGCCGAGGCTTGCATGCCACCTAACGGCGGCCGCTCCATCCTGAGCCTGCCGTTCACCTCCGACGCCTACCGCAGGCTGCAGGACGAAACCGAGGCCTGCCTGCGTCGCCTGCTCGACATCCCCGACGAGTTCCGTGTGCTCTTCCTGCAGGGCGGGGCCACGCTGCAGTTCGCCATGCTGCCCCTCAACCTGCTCGGCGGGGCGCGCCTGGCGGCCTACGTGGACACCGGCCACTGGTCGCGCCGGGCGATCGAGGAAGCCGGCCGCTACGCCGATCCCGACATCGTCGCGCGCGCCGTGGGGCACATCCCCCACGAGCACGACTGGCAACTCGACCCGCGCGCCGCCTATTGCCACATCACCACCAACGAGACCGCCGACGGCCTCCAGTTCGACCGCTTGCCGGCGATCCCCGTGCCGCTCGTCGCCGACATGAGCTCGGACCTGCTCACCAGGCCGCTCGATTTCACGCGTCTCGCGCTCGGCTACGCCGCCACCCAGAAGACCATCGGCGTGCCGGGGCTGACGGTGCTCATCCTGCGCGCCGACCTCCTCGGACGCGCCCACCCCGCCACGCCGCGGGCGATGAACTACACGGCCCAGGCCGAGGCCGCGTCGCGGGTGAACACGCCGCCGGTGTTCCCGGTGCTGGTCGCACACCGCATGCTTCACTGGATCGAGCGGCAAGGCGGAGTGGCCGCGATGGCTGCGGCCGTCGAGCGGCGCAGCGCTGCCGTCTACGCCGTCCTCGACGACAGCGGGGGCTTCTATCGCAACACGATCGCCCGAGCCCACCGGTCGCGCGTGAATCCGTGCTTCCACCTCGCCGACCAGGGTCTCACCGAGCGCTTCCTCGACGCGGCGCAGCGGGCGGGGCTGCACGACCTGCGCGGCCACCCGCGGACCGGCGGCATCCGGGTGAGTCTCTACAACGGCGTCGAGGACGAGGCGGTCGCGGCCCTGGCCGGATTCATGCGCGAGTTCGCGCGCACCCAGGGCTGA